One genomic region from Anguilla rostrata isolate EN2019 chromosome 2, ASM1855537v3, whole genome shotgun sequence encodes:
- the LOC135245737 gene encoding acyl-CoA desaturase-like has translation MTEGEDHGTNPARHANGDVVAEPSTVEDVFDDTYKEKEGPKPPIQIVWKNVALMSLLHIGALYGLIIFPSASTLTLAWSVFCFLVSALGVTAGAHRLWSHRSYKASLPLRILLATANSMAFQNDIYEWARDHRVHHKYSETDADPHNAVRGFFFSHIGWLLVRKHPDVIEKGRKLELTDLKADKVVMFQRKYYKPSVVIMCFLVPMWVPWYFWGESLWVGYFVPGLLRYTLVLNATWLVNSAAHMWGNRPYDHNINPRENKFVTFSAIGEGFHNYHHTFPYDYATSEFGCKLNLTTCFIDLMCYLGLAQECKKVPRELVMARAQRTGDGSHRSG, from the exons ATGACTGAAGGAGAGGACCATGGCACGAACCCTGCGAGGCACGCAAATGGAGATGTCGTTGCAGAACCTTCGACCGTCGAAGATGTTTTTGACGACACGTACAAAGAGAAAGAAGGCCCAAAACCACCGATACAAATTGTGTGGAAAAACGTTGCCTTGATGAGTTTACTACATATAGGAGCTCTGTATGGGCTGATCATTTTTCCATCCGCTTCTACTTTGACCTTGGCATGGT ctgtgttttgctttttggtAAGTGCTTTAGGAGTGACCGCGGGGGCACATCGGCTTTGGAGTCACAGATCCTACAAAGCCTCTCTACCCCTTCGAATCCTCCTTGCCACAGCCAATTCCATGGCCTTTCAG AATGATATATACGAGTGGGCTCGGGACCACAGAGTTCACCACAAATACTCAGAGACCGACGCGGACCCGCACAACGCCGTTCGGGGTTTCTTCTTCTCTCACATCGGCTGGCTGCTGGTCCGCAAGCACCCCGACGTCATCGAAAAGGGGCGCAAGCTGGAGCTGACCGACTTGAAGGCGGACAAAGTCGTCATGTTTCAGAGAAA GTATTACAAACCCTCCGTGGTGATCATGTGCTTCCTGGTCCCCATGTGGGTGCCGTGGTACTTCTGGGGGGAGAGCCTGTGGGTGGGCTACTTCGTCCCCGGCCTGCTACGCTACACCCTGGTCCTCAACGCCACCTGGCTGGTGAACAGCGCCGCCCACATGTGGGGCAACAGGCCCTACGACCACAACATCAACCCCCGAGAGAACAAGTTTGTCACCTTCAGTGCCATAG GAGAGGGATTTCACAACTACCACCACACGTTCCCCTACGACTATGCAACCAGCGAGTTCGGCTGCAAGCTGAACCTCACCACCTGCTTCATCGACTTGATGTGCTACCTGGGCCTGGCCCAGGAGTGCAAGAAGGTGCCACGAGAACTGGTCATGGCCCGGGCCCAACGCACTGGAGATGGCAGCCACAGAAGTGGTTAA